A region from the Alnus glutinosa chromosome 5, dhAlnGlut1.1, whole genome shotgun sequence genome encodes:
- the LOC133868107 gene encoding G-type lectin S-receptor-like serine/threonine-protein kinase At1g11330, producing the protein MLSKSASDHPKSEFSKTRSVEPMGLVRNTNLSALLVLLFCFCLKFCSATNTITAAKFITDPESVVSNGGDFKLGFFSPANSTDRYVGIWYAQISVPTVIWVANRNKPLKNSSGILTISKDGDLVVLDGQKKVLWLSNLSSSVVNSSAQLLDSGNLILHVNTTGTIIWESFQHPSDTYLPKMEIGTDVRTGKKVQLTSWKSPSDPSIGNFSAGIDVRNLPEFFVWNDGNPYWRSGPWNSRIFIGVPDMDSSYLNGFSIREGTFSFTFTFSNDPLRKDFVVLNAQGNLLQKHSDNGEDWKVRRSTLETECDVYGRCGAFGSCNSKNSPICSCLWGFEPKNTEEWNRGNWTSGCVRRTPLQCERVNNNGSEGEKKDGFLKLTMMKVPYLAGWSTTLEENCSTQCLENCSCIAYAYDSGIGCMTWTGSLIDIQKFSTGGADLYVRLAYSELDKMGNVKTIVIVTVIIGVIFTGICTYLLWRWSSKLKATKYRREDKHGENVNQVLLQELPLFSLQEMASATNNFHLSNKLGQGGFGPVYRGKMSDGEEIAVKRLSRASGQGLEEFMNEVVVISKLQHRNLVRLLGCCVEGEEKMLVYEYMPNKSLDAFLFDSVKPKLLDWRRRFNIIEGISRGLLYLHRDSRLRIIHRDLKASNILLDEELNPKISDFGMARIFGSNEDQANTKRVVGTYGYMSPEYAMRGRFSEKSDVFSFGVLLLEIVSGRRNTSFYDEKEAMSLLEFAWRMWNAENIVALTDPMIREPCFEMEILKCIHVGLLCVQDFAKDRPTISVVISMLKSETIDLPLPKQPAFTERQIAPHADSLNNITVTRVQGR; encoded by the exons ATGCTTTCAAAATCTGCATCCGACCATCCAAAATCTGAATTCTCAAAAACCAGAAGCGTTGAACCTATGGGACTCGTTCGAAATACCAACTTGTCAGCTCTTCTTGTCTTGCTATTCTGCTTTTGTTTAAAGTTTTGCTCTGCCACAAACACCATCACAGCCGCTAAGTTCATCACCGACCCTGAAAGCGTAGTCTCTAATGGCGGTGATTTCAAATTGGGATTTTTTAGCCCTGCAAATTCAACCGATCGCTATGTTGGGATATGGTATGCTCAAATTTCAGTGCCCACTGTCATATGGGTTGCTAACAGAAACAAGCCCCTCAAGAATTCCTCTGGAATTCTAACCATATCCAAAGATGGCGATCTGGTGGTATTAGATGGGCAAAAGAAGGTTCTTTGGTTATCAAATTTATCAAGTTCTGTTGTCAATTCGAGTGCCCAGCTTTTAGATTCTGGAAACCTTATCTTGCATGTAAACACTACAGGGACAATCATATGGGAGAGTTTCCAACATCCTTCTGATACATACTTGCCAAAGATGGAAATTGGTACTGATGTTAGAACGGGTAAGAAAGTGCAGCTGACATCATGGAAAAGTCCTTCTGATCCGTCCATTGGAAACTTCTCTGCCGGTATTGATGTTCGTAATCTTCCcgaattttttgtttggaatgACGGCAACCCATATTGGCGGAGTGGTCCATGGAACAGCCGGATCTTTATTGGAGTACCGGACATGGATTCTTCATATCTTAATGGATTTAGTATTAGAGAAGGAACATTCTCTTTCACTTTTACCTTTTCGAACGACCCTCTCCGAAAGGATTTTGTTGTCTTGAACGCGCAAGGAAATCTACTGCAAAAACATTCCGACAATGGGGAGGATTGGAAGGTCAGGCGGTCAACTTTGGAGACTGAGTGCGATGTTTATGGCAGGTGTGGGGCATTTGGAAGCTGTAATTCAAAGAATTCACCAATTTGCAGCTGTTTATGGGGGTTTGAGCCAAAGAATACAGAAGAATGGAACAGAGGAAATTGGACTAGTGGATGTGTGAGGAGGACACCCTTGCAGTGTGAGAGGGTGAACAATAATGGCagtgaaggggaaaaaaaagatggaTTTTTGAAACTGACGATGATGAAAGTCCCATACTTGGCAGGTTGGTCAACTACTTTGGAAGAAAACTGTAGTACCCAATGCTTGGAGAATTGTTCTTGTATAGCTTACGCATATGATTCAGGCATTGGTTGTATGACATGGACAGGAAGCTTAATTGACATACAAAAATTCTCGACCGGCGGAGCTGATCTTTATGTTCGTTTGGCCTATTCAGAACTTG ACAAAATGGGAAATGTGAAAACAATCGTCATAGTCACAGTGATCATAGGAGTAATATTCACTGGCATCTGCACTTACTTATTGTGGCGTTGGAGTTCAAAACTAAAGG CAACTAAATATCGTAGGGAGGACAAGCATGGAGAAAACGTAAACCAAGTTTTACTCCAAGAGCTACCATTATTCAGTCTTCAGGAGATGGCAAGTGCAACAAACAACTTCCATCTATCAAATAAGCTTGGGCAGGGTGGATTTGGTCCCGTATACAGG GGAAAAATGTCAGACGGAGAAGAAATTGCAGTAAAAAGACTTTCAAGAGCCTCTGGACAAGGGCTAGAAGAATTTATGAATGAGGTGGTGGTGATCTCTAAACTCCAACACCGGAATCTGGTTAGACTCCTTGGCTGCTGTGTTGAAGGGGAAGAAAAGATGTTGGTCTATGAATACATGCCAAACAAAAGTTTGGACGCATTTCTCTTTG aTTCAGTCAAACCAAAACTATTAGATTGGAGAAGACGATTCAACATTATCGAAGGAATCAGTCGAGGTCTGCTGTACCTTCATAGGGATTCCAGGTTAAGGATTATTCATAGGGATCTAAAGGCAAGTAACATTTTGTTGGACGAAGAGctaaatccaaaaatatcagattttggTATGGCTAGGATTTTTGGGAGCAATGAAGATCAAGCCAATACTAAAAGGGTCGTTGGAACATA CGGCTACATGTCCCCTGAATATGCAATGAGAGGGcgattttcagaaaaatcggatGTCTTTAGCTTTGGAGTGTTGCTACTAGAGATAGTTAGTGGAAGAAGAAACACTAGCTTTTATGATGAAAAGGAGGCCATGAGCCTTCTAGAATTT GCATGGAGAATGTGGAATGCAGAAAACATAGTGGCATTAACAGACCCGATGATACGAGAACCATGCTTTGAAATGGAAATTTTGAAATGCATACATGTCGGGTTGTTGTGTGTGCAAGATTTTGCAAAAGATAGGCCAACTATATCCGTTGTTATTTCCATGCTTAAAAGTGAGACTATCGATCTGCCACTTCCAAAGCAACCTGCATTCACCGAAAGGCAAATTGCCCCACATGCTGACTCCCTTAACAATATTACTGTTACAAGGGTTCAGGGCCGATAg
- the LOC133868106 gene encoding G-type lectin S-receptor-like serine/threonine-protein kinase At1g11330: protein MLSKSASGHPKSEFSKTRSVEPMGLVRNTNLSALLVLLFCFCLKFCSATDTITTTKFITDPESVVSNGGDFKLGFFSPANSTDRYVGIWYAQISVPTVIWVANRNKPLKNSSGILTISEDGDLVVLGGQKNVLWSSNLSSSVVNSSAQLLDNGNLILQGNTKGTIIWESFQHPSDTYLPKMEISTDVRTGKKVQLTSWKSPSDPSIGNFSAGIDVRNLPEIFVWNDGSPYWRSGPWNSRIFIGVPGMDSSYLVGFSLKDDKEGTFSLTFSFWNDPLRKDFFVLNAQGNIWQKHSNNGEDWKVRRSILETECDVYGRCGAFGSCNSKNSPICSCLWGFEPKNTEEWNRGNWTSGCVRRTPLQCERVNNNGSEGEKKDGFLKLTMMKVPYLAGWSTTLEENCSTQCLENCSCIAYAYDSGIGCMTWTGSLIDIQKFPTGGVDLYVRLAYSELDKMGNVKAIVTVAVTIGVISTGICTYLLWRWSSKQKATKYRREDKHGENVNQVLLQELPLFSLQEMASATNNFHLSNKLGQGGFGPVYRGKMSDGEEIAVKRLSRASGQGLEEFMNEVVVISKLQHRNLVRLLGCCVEGEEKMLVYEYMPNKSLDAFLFDSVKPKLLDWRRRFNIIEGIGRGLQYLHRDSRLRIIHRDLKASNILLDEELNPKISDFGMARIFRSNEDQANTKRVVGTYGYMSPEYAMGGRFSEKSDVFSFGVLLLEIVSGRRNTSFYDENEAMSLLGFAWRMWNAENIMALTDPMIREPCFEMEILKCIHVGLLCVQDFAKDRPTISDVIFMLKSETIDLPLPKQPAFTERQIAPHAGSLNNITVTMVQGR, encoded by the exons ATGCTTTCAAAATCTGCATCCGGCCATCCAAAATCTGAATTCTCAAAAACCAGAAGCGTTGAACCTATGGGACTCGTTCGAAATACCAACTTGTCAGCTCTTCTTGTCTTGCTATTCTGCTTTTGTTTAAAGTTTTGCTCTGCCACAGACACCATCACAACCACTAAGTTCATCACCGACCCTGAAAGCGTAGTCTCTAATGGCGGTGATTTCAAATTGGGATTTTTCAGCCCTGCAAATTCAACCGATCGCTATGTTGGGATATGGTATGCTCAAATTTCAGTGCCCACTGTCATATGGGTTGCTAACAGAAACAAGCCCCTCAAGAATTCCTCTGGAATTCTAACCATATCCGAAGATGGCGATCTGGTGGTATTAGGTGGGCAAAAGAATGTTCTTTGGTCATCAAATTTATCAAGTTCTGTTGTCAATTCGAGTGCGCAGCTTTTAGATAATGGAAACCTTATCTTGCAAGGAAACACTAAAGGGACAATCATATGGGAGAGTTTCCAACATCCTTCTGATACATACTTGCCAAAGATGGAAATTAGTACTGATGTTAGAACGGGTAAGAAAGTGCAGCTGACATCATGGAAAAGTCCTTCTGATCCATCCATTGGAAACTTCTCTGCCGGCATTGATGTTCGTAATCTTCCCgaaatttttgtttggaatGACGGCAGCCCATATTGGCGGAGTGGTCCATGGAACAGCCGGATCTTTATTGGAGTACCGGGCATGGATTCTTCATATCTTGTTGGATTTAGTCttaaagatgataaagaagGAACATTCTCTCTCACATTTTCCTTTTGGAATGACCCTCTCCGAAAAGATTTTTTTGTCTTGAACGCGCAAGGAAATATATGGCAAAAACATTCCAACAATGGGGAGGATTGGAAGGTCAGGCGGTCAATTTTGGAGACTGAGTGCGATGTTTATGGCAGGTGTGGGGCATTTGGAAGTTGTAATTCAAAGAATTCACCAATTTGCAGCTGTTTATGGGGGTTTGAGCCAAAGAATACAGAAGAATGGAACAGAGGAAATTGGACTAGTGGATGTGTGAGGAGGACACCCTTGCAGTGTGAGAGGGTGAACAATAATGGCagtgaaggggaaaaaaaagatggaTTTTTGAAACTGACGATGATGAAAGTCCCATACTTGGCAGGTTGGTCAACTACTTTGGAAGAAAACTGTAGTACCCAATGCTTGGAGAATTGTTCTTGTATAGCTTACGCATATGATTCAGGCATTGGTTGTATGACATGGACAGGAAGCTTAATTGACATACAGAAATTCCCGACTGGCGGAGTTGATCTTTATGTTCGTTTGGCCTATTCAGAACTTG ACAAAATGGGAAATGTGAAAGCAATCGTCACAGTCGCAGTGACCATAGGAGTAATATCCACTGGCATCTGCACTTACTTATTGTGGCGttggagttcaaaacaaaagg CAACTAAATATCGTAGGGAGGACAAGCATGGAGAAAACGTAAACCAAGTTTTACTCCAAGAGCTACCATTATTCAGTCTTCAGGAGATGGCAAGTGCAACAAACAACTTCCATCTATCAAATAAGCTTGGGCAGGGTGGATTTGGTCCCGTATACAGG GGAAAAATGTCAGATGGAGAAGAAATTGCAGTAAAAAGACTTTCAAGAGCCTCTGGACAAGGGCTAGAAGAATTTATGAATGAGGTGGTGGTGATCTCTAAACTCCAACACCGGAATCTGGTTAGACTCCTTGGCTGCTGTGTTGAAGGGGAAGAAAAGATGTTGGTCTATGAATACATGCCAAACAAAAGTTTGGACGCATTTCTCTTTG aTTCAGTCAAACCAAAACTATTAGATTGGAGAAGACGATTCAACATTATCGAAGGAATCGGTCGAGGTCTGCAGTACCTTCATAGGGATTCTAGGTTAAGGATTATTCATAGGGATCTAAAGGCAAGTAACATCTTGTTGGACGAAGAGctaaatccaaaaatatcagattttggcatggctAGGATTTTTAGGAGCAATGAAGATCAAGCCAATACTAAAAGGGTCGTTGGAACATA CGGCTACATGTCCCCTGAATATGCAATGGGAGGGcgattttcagaaaaatcagaTGTCTTTAGCTTTGGAGTGTTGCTACTAGAGATAGTTAGTGGAAGAAGAAACACTAGCTTTTATGATGAAAATGAGGCCATGAGCCTTCTAGGATTT GCATGGAGAATGTGGAATGCAGAAAACATAATGGCATTAACAGACCCGATGATACGAGAACCATGCTTTGAAATGGAAATTTTGAAATGCATACATGTTGGGTTGTTGTGTGTGCAAGATTTTGCAAAAGATAGGCCAACTATATCCGATGTTATTTTCATGCTTAAAAGTGAGACTATTGATCTGCCACTTCCAAAGCAACCTGCATTCACCGAAAGGCAAATTGCCCCACATGCTGGCTCCCTTAACAATATTACTGTTACAATGGTTCAGGGCCGATAG